GGCATCGGCCACCGATACCGCCACATTCCGGAAAACCTCCCGCCCCACGGCCTCGTGGTCCTTGCGCTCCGGAAAGATCAGGGCCAGGTTGAAGAGGGTTTTCCTTCTTTCCTTTTTCAGAAAGCGCCAGGCCAGGCCGGACAGCCCGGCGGCGGCAGAGACAGCCGCCCGTCTGGGAAGCATTTGAATGACAAAGAGAACTGCCCGGATGAGGATGTATTGTATATGGCGTCTTATTTTTTTTCGCACAGTTAAATTTACCACAGCCACATGCCCTTTTCAAGCTAAAAAGCGGCCTTTTTTAATAAAAAGGCCGCTTGATAAAATCCGAAGTCTTTTATAACGATTTATCTGTCAATAAATTAGAGAAACGTAATTCCCCATGTCAATAGCACAGCAAAATTTATACCAGAAATATGTTTTATTGCCCCATAACCGCATCCAAATATTTATTCATTCTTTCGTCGCGGCTCGGTTCCTTATGCTCCACCTTGGGAGTAGTTATGCCTTTTGGCGGTGTGCCAACATAAAAATATATATCATCATACATACCTTCGCCAACTAAAAAGCCTTTGATGGTTCCGGTCATGTTGCCGGTGGAGTTGGCTTGGGGCTTAGGACCCCGGTAAGGAAACACAACCGCATAAACTTCGTAATACTGGGCGTCGGGATAATTGAAATATGATGCCGGTAGGGTTATGCTATTTCCAGTGGTAATCGTATCTTTCCATCCCACCCAGTAAGAATAGTTGTATGAAGAATAAGCATACGCATAATAATAAACCATATACCATTCTGCCCGGGTCGCAGTTGCCCAAGTGCAAGTTACGGAACCGATTGGTAGGATGCTGCCAGAAGTTGGAGCATTTATATAGGCGCTGTCCGGCAATGCCATTGAGCCCTGACAATTGCCAACGTTAGATGTAACCGTTAAAGTTAACACGGTATCCTTAAATTGATGAGAATAACCCAAGTCTGCGTCCCCAAATAATTCGATATAACCTATCCAAACATATTTGTCTTGAAAAACAAGAGAGGTCTTGGCCCCGCCCCAACTAAGTGTTGCGTTTGATAAAGAAGTGTCCGCCGTTGGATCCGACACTAATGTTACCAAGCCGCCAGAATTGCCAATAAAACATATCGCTGTTTTTGATACGGTTACCGTAGTAGTGGTGCTGGTCGGCGTTTCCGTCTTGCTACAACCCCAAAATAAGCCTGCCATAAAGAGCAGAACGACCATGGATTTCATCCCTTTGGCTTTGCACACTTGCTGGCTCCTTTTTAAAGTTATGTTAAAAGGTTTTCTACAATTAAACTAATATTACACTATTAATCCTACGGTGTCAATATATTTACTTACTATATTTTTACTTATTCACCCTGGCAGCATAGTTAAAGGCATAAAAATATTTATGCCACAACTCGTCCGAGGAAGAATAGCTATTATCAAAATAAAAATAATCAACCAACACCTCATAAAGCCTACCCAATTCTTTTAGTTTTTTTACATTGCGTGCATCGGATTTAGTTAATTCCAACAGTTCAAGGGCGCGGTTAATGGCCATTCTGCTGTATTCTTGGTTGTCTTTGTTCTTCCAGTTTATGGCCCGCTCCACCTCGCTGCCGATATTGGCCATTTGCTCCATAAAGCTTAACGTGGACCACCTCCCGGCCGCCAATTCCTTATGCTGGTATCCGCTCATTTCACCAACCTTGTCACAACTTCTATGATCTTTTCCCTGGTTTCCTTGTCATCAACTCCACGGCTTAGATTATTATGCGATGGTCTTAAATTTATCATGGAATCAAATTCTATAAACCCCTCGCCCTCTATTTCAGGATAGATATTTATTCCCCAAAGGTGCTTTTGCTCTGATCCGTTTTCCAGTAAAAGCCCCTCTTCGTCGGAATGAAGTTCCCCGCCCACGGCCATAATGCCTTTTTCCACGTCAACCACGGCTTTGACCATATTGCCGAACATGGCTTTGGCCATATTCCCCAGTTCGGCTCGTGTAATTGACGTTTCAATTATTTTTATCATATCTATTCCTTATAATCTAATATCTAAACCATTATATCAATTCCCTGTCATCTGATCCCTGTTTCCCGTCCCCTGTAATCTAATATCTAATCCCTAACATCTATAAGACTCCCGCCTGCATGATATCATGCAGATGGATGATCCCCACCGGCTTCTTCTCCTTGTCCACCACCAGCAGGGAGGTCACCCGGTGGTCCTCCATTATCTTGGCGGCCTTCACCGCCAGGCGCTCCTGATCCACCGTCTTGGGGTTCTTGCCTATCACCTCGTCCACCTTTAAGGAAAAGATGTCGTTGGTCTTGGCCAATAGCCGCTTCAGGTCGCCGTCGGTGATGATGCCCAGCAGTTTGCCCTTCTCATCAACTACCGAAGTAACTCCGCGCTTGGCGGTCATCTCTATCAGGGCCTCCTTCATGCCCGATCCGCTGGCGACTATGGGGACATCCTTGCCGGTCAGCATCAGGTCGGACACCTTTAGCAGCAGCCTTTTGCCCAAGCCGCCGCCGGGATGGAAACAGGCAAAATCCTCCGGGCTGAAATTGCGCTGGTCCAGCAGGGCCACAGCCAACGCATCGCCCATGGCCAGGGCGGCGGTGGTGCTGGAGGTGGGCACCAGGTCATGGGGGCAGGCCTCTTCCTTTACGGATACATCCAGCACCACGTCGGACAGCCCGGCCAGCGGGGAATCCAGCTTGCCCAGCAGGGCGATTATCTTGACCCCCACCCGCTTGAGCACCGATAACAGTTCGTACAGCTCGTCGGTCTCGCCGCTCTTGGAGATGATGATGGCCGCGTCGCCCTTACGCACCAACCCCAGGTCGCCGTGCAGGGCGTCGGTGGGATGCAGGAAAAAGGCCGGCGCCCCGGTGGAGGTCAGGGTGGCGGCTATCTTCTGTCCGATCAGGCCGGACTTCCCCACCCCGGTGACGATCACCTTGCGCTTGATGTTGAACAGGATTTCCACCGCCTGATCGAAATTGCCATTGAGCCGGTCGGCCAGGTCGTTCAGGGCCTGCGCCTCGGTTTTAATGACCTTCTTTCCCAGATTGACTATGCTTTTCTTGTTGCTCTTCATCTTCCTACTTTCTTTATTGAACCGCTAATGCGCTAAAACAAATAAATGATATCACTGATTTTCCTATTGTCAGTCCCATGAGACTTGTCCTCGACATAGATCGGGGAATGGGAATCCAGGCATTTGACCTCTCCCCGTCCCTCTCCTAAAGCATTAGGAGAGGGAGACGAAAGTAGGGTGAGGTCTACAGCCCCGTTACGCTGACCCCGCTGGGATATTCCAGGATGTACTCCAGTTCCATCTCCGTCTTCTCCTGCGGGCCCAGCTCCATCTTCCATTCTATCAGACCGTTGGCCTTTTCCTTGATCCCGAATTCCAGCTTCTCGTCGTCGAACTTTGGCGACACCAGTTTGACCTTGATCTTATCGTTGCGCGACACCGGATACTGCTCGTTGACCGTCAGTATCTCCTTGGTCTTTTTAAGGTTCTTGACCGTCACCTTGTAGCCGTAGGTCTTCTTGATCTTCTTGCTTCCCTCGGTCAGGTCCTTCACCTTCTGCCGGGTGATCTTGATGCCCTCGTCTATGCCCAGCGAGACGTCGAACTTCTCCGAGGGGATGACGGTGTTGATGGCCGAGCTTCCCACGAAATTGTTGCCGAAGAAGACGTTGATGTCCCCGGCGATGAAGGGATATTCGGTGGAATTCTTGACCTTGCCCTGCAGGTAGGCATACTGCTTCAGGCGGGGGGCCGAGGAGTATTCGAAATCCGCCTTTAAAGTCTCGAAGGCGATGGGTATCTTATGCGGCTCGCCGTCCGAGGGGATGTTGTTCTCACCCGGGGTCTGGTAGACATAGGAGGTGCCTGTGAATTCCACATCCGACGTTGACAGGGATGTATTTACAACACCAGATGCGGCCTCGCCATATTCTGCATTAAAACCACCTGTTATAGCTATTTGCTCTGCAGGGGCTTGTTGCATTTGCTTGCTGTAGGCAATATTCTGTTTGGCCCTTTGCGAGGCCTGCCCCTTCTGGTAGTACTGCTGGTAGACGTCGACATACCAGGGCTTGAGGGCCGGCATGGCGCCGGAGATGGACGGCTGAGCGGTGGACAGCGTTACTTTGACGTTCTTCCAATCCTCGCCGGTGTTCTGGTATATCACCCCGTAATAGGTGAACTCCACCTCCTTGTTCTCCGGCGACACCCGGATATCGTACTGGGGATGCCAGGAGGCCCCCATCATCATGTAGCTGAGGCTCAAGGCCAGGCTGCCCTCCTTTTTGACAGTAAAGCTGACGCTCACGTTCTTCTTGGTCAGGTTGGCCCCGGCCGATATCTTGTGCAGACGGTTCTGCAGAGCGTTCAGCTTTGCCTGAAGGACCTTTTTGCTCTTCTCTATGTTCCGCTGTTCCTTGTTTATCGCTTCGAATTTGGCGTCGTAGAAATTATACAGCCCGGTCCACTCGCTGACCGTGGTGGATTTGGGCTTTTCGGATTCCCTGCCTGAAGGCACTGCAGTGCTGGCATTCTTTATCTTTTCCAAATAATCGGCCTCCTTCTGCAGCAGGCTGTAACGGTCGTCGTATATCTTCTGCTGTTCTTTGAGCTGTTCCACCGAATCCTCCAGGGCCTTGTACTTCTGGTTGGTGGTGGTGTCTAAGTACACCGTCTCGATCTTCACCCCGTTTATCTTGACCTCGGCCGTGCCGCTCCCGGAGGCCCGCACCGAGTTCTCGTCCAGCGAGGACGGCAAGTCGGTCATTTTGAACTGATACTCCCCCGGCTGATAGCCGGTCTTGTGCATCCGGGTTATCTCCACCCGGTCGTTATAGATGACCACCTGTGAGATGGGGGTCTTTTGCTCGATGGTCTGCAGGGCAAAGGCGCTGACAGCGATCAGCACCAGGGCTGAAATGAGTGTGATCTTTTTCATTATTTACTCCTTTGGTTTTGGCTGCATGATTTATTTTTTGTCATACCTGCGAAGGCAGGTATCCATGGGCCTGGATTCCCGCTGTTGCGGGAATGACATTTTAGCTTCAAGTACTTTCCTTGTGCCCTGAGAGCCACTAGTAAAAATAAGATGCGTGAACCCCGTAAAAGCGGGGGTGTCTTTGTGGTTAAACGTGCTTCCTGACCACCTGATCCAATTCGATCAGGCTCTCCAGCAGCCGCTCCAACTTCGACAGTTCCAGCATGCTGGCCGCATCGCACTTGGCCTCGCAGGGTTTGGGGTGGGTCTCGATGAAGATGGCGTCACAGCCGCAGGCCACCCCGGCCCGGGCCAGCGGTTCGATGAACTCAGGGCTACCTCCGGCCGGATCGCTGGACGGTTTGCCGTACTTGCGAATGGTGTGGGTGACGTCGAACACCACCGGATAGCCCAGCGAGCGCATTATGGGCAGGGACTTGAAATCAACCACCAGGTTGTGGTAGCCGAAGCAGCTGCCCCGCTCGGTCAGAAGAATGTTGGTATTGCCGGCCTCCTCGATCTTTTTGACGATGTGCCCCATGTCCTCCGGGGCCAGGAATTGTCCCTTTTTTATGTTGACCACCTTGCCGGTCTGGGCAACTTTTAATGTCAGCTCTGTCTGCATGCACAGGTAGGCCGGGATCTGGATGATGTCCAACACCTGGGCGCAGGCAGCCACCTCCTCGGGATAGTGGACATCGGAGAGTACCGGTACATCAAACTGTTTTTTGACCTTTTCCAGCATTTTCAACCCGACCTCCAGTCCCGGCCCCTGATAGCTCTTGGCCGACGAGCGGTTGTCCTTTTTGTAGGAGGCCTTGAACACCAGGCCTATCTTCAGCTTTTCGGTGATCCTTTTTATCTCCTCGGCGGTCCTCATCACCACCGATTCGTCCTCCAGCACGCAAGGCCCGGCTATCAGGACCAGCGGATTTCCGTTGCCTATCTTCACGTTCTTAATGATCAGTTCTTTCATTGTTCCCTTTTATTTTATTTCACGGATGATTGCAGTTCTTTCAGCCGGTCCCGGTAATCGATATTGCCCGATTTCTGCCAAAGCTCCCGGTAAAGGTCGGCGGCGGCCTCCCTGTTTGCCTCCTGGCCGGTCAGTTTGAAAAGATGATAGTTTATTTCCGCTTTGTATTTATCTGCCGGGGCATCCGGCAGTATGGAGTCCAGACCGGCAACGGCTCCGGGCCTGTCGTCCATTGCCAGCAGCAGGTTCTCCAGTATGCCCGCTTTTATGATCACATCTTGGCAGTTGGTTTCCATAGCCAGTCCCAGGGCCTTTTGATTATTCTCCCGGGCAAGCTGGTAACGCCCGGTCTTAAAATAATGGCCGGCCAGAAAATAATAGTTCTGCGACAGCTGGAATTTATTCTCGGTCTTTTGGGCAATGCCCGCCCCCTTAATAAAATATTCCTCGGCCTGCTCTATCCGTCCCAGCCTGGTTTGCAACTTTCCCATGTTGGCCATCAGGACCGCCAGGTTCTCCATATTGCCCAGTTCTTCGGTCAACTCCAGGGCTTTGTCAAAATACTCCTGGCTGGCCCGGTAGTTCCCCAGGAACATCTCGGTGACACCCATGTCGTCGCAGGCCACTATCAGCCCCGGCTTGTCCCCAAGCTCCAGGGAGATTTCCCGATATTGCCTGAAGAAATTTTTGGCCTTTTCCAATTCGTCCATCTCAAAATAGAGGGAACCTATGTTTCCCAGGGCATAACTTATTACCTGCTTGTTCCCCTGCCGCTGGGCCATCTTCAGGTAGCGGGTGCAATAATCCAGAGCCTTGGGGTAATCGCCGTTCTCCTGATAGATCATACCGATATTGCCCACCGAGATGGTCTCGGTCTCCTGGTCGCCCAGTTCCCGGGAGATGTCCATGGCCTTTTGATAGTGTTCTATAGCTTGGTTGAAATCGCCTTTTTCGTAATACATGATGCCCATGTTCCCGATGGCCCGGCTGATCCCCTGCTTCCACCCCAGCTCCTCGGCGTATCGCAGGGATTCGCCCAGGCATTCCAAGGCACGGTTAAAATCCCCTCGGTTATGGTAAATGTTGGAGATGTTGCACAGCACCCGGCCCTGTCCCCTTTTGTCCTCGGTGTTTCTAAAGATCTCCAGGGATTTATCGAATAATTCGCCGGCCTCCGAATACTCCCCCTGGTTGACCTTCAGGCTTCCCAGCCGGCTGTAGGCCTCGGCAATTATCCTCTTGTCCTCGAACACTTCCAAGGCCTTCAGGGAGCGCCGCAACAAGACCCCCATCTGGTTCCATTCGCCGATTATTTCCAGGGTGTCGATCTTTCGGTCGATTATTTCGTAAGGGTAATAAGCGCCGGATCCGGCCGACTCCAGCCAGAGCATCGGTCTCTTGTATCTGGGGCTTTTCTTAAAGCTGTCTTGGGAGCCGCTGTTCATATCCGGTCAATCTGATATATTTGTTTATCTGGTGTCCGGCCAAAACCCGATGGCTATTTTTTTAATTTGATGGACAATCGCCCGGCATAGACTCCGATGAACGCCGGGATCAGGGCCAGCAGGGAGAAGAACAGGTTTTGCTTGAAAGCCGGCATCCAATCGAACATCAGCGCCAACAATTGCAGCAGAAACGGTCCGAATCCCAGTGAGAAGGCCAGGCTACGGGGATGCCGTTCGAAGAAATGTCCTAAAGCTGCACCGCCAAACAACACCAACAAGGCGGTCAACACCCAGCTGACATGAAGAAGATCGAGCCACCCGGCCAATAGTCCTACGACGGTGGCCATAAGATAGTCTTTGTTTTGTTGAAAATAATTACTCGGCATAACTCTCTTTTAATATTATATTTTTCTGGTTTTTAGTGTTTTCGAAATTGCTTCAGCAATATCTTTACTGTTCCTTTCTTATGACTAAGAAAGGAACCAAAGACGCCGTCCTGAGAGGGACATCATGCCTGCCTTGTCGAAGGAAGTCTTTGCCGCCCAGCTCCGTGGATAGCAAGGCCTACGCCCCGGCAGTCATTGAACCAGAACAAGCAGGATGTTCATGACACAATGACTGCTTTATCGGGGCTGAAGTGTGAGCCGCTTCACTGAAAGGCTGACCCCACCCACACTCCCTCCCCGCAGCGGGGAGGGAAGCCGCCAGGCAGGGAGAGGTTGGGTCGCATCAGCGCTGCTGCCTGGCAAAAGCTGCCGTTAAGAATGTTTTGCCTGCGGGTGCCGTGTTTCGTGATCAAGACATTTAGGCAGCTGGTTTTGGGGCTCCAGGGCAGCGGTGCAGCGAAAGTTCTCCCTTCGTCAGCCAAATATTGATATAACTCAGGGCATGCTTTGGAGCTTTCTCTTCAAAGAGAAAGCGGATGAAGAAGCTAAGCCTCAAAGAACCGGAATTCTACCATTGCAACACTACAATTTACAAATATTACATGCTACAAACTGTATATCAACCTCATTTAGGGTCAAATTTATTAATTCAGCAAAATCAGAACCAATGCCAGGCTCATCACCGTAAACAATATGGCGGTGGCCAGCTTGACCCCGGCCACCGAAGCTTGAGCCCATCCGGCTATGGTCTTGGAGGACACCCCCCAGAAAACGATGACAAAGGTAATGATCATCGGCACTTCGAACATCAGGTTGTATAACAGCAGATAGCCGTAGGCCTGATATTTTGCAGAAGATATCTGGCTGACGAAGGCGATGGTGGGCAGGTATACCTGCCCGGTGCAGGCGAACTCCAGCACCGAGGTGATCAGCCCCACCATAAAAGCTCCGCCGATAAGCCCGCCAGCCCCCATCCGATCGCGGATCACCTTATGAATGCGCTGTTTGGTTTTGGTGGATAACTGCAGATCCATGCCGGACAGGTCGCCTTTGCGCGCTTTCAGATAATCCCTGAAATTATAGACCGCCAGAACAAGACCGGCCACAACGGCCGTCCAGTATAATATACGACTAAGTAACGGCAGGGCTTTCAATGATAGCAGGAAGGACAGCCCGCCGACGCCGATCATAAAATATACCAGGAAATCGGCCAGGGTGTAAGAGATGCCCACCGCCAGGATCTCCCAGCGTTTACGGCCCACAAAGGCCAGGTAGGAGATGAAGAACACCAGCACCGCCAGCGAACAGGGATTGATGCCATCTAGCAGGCCGGCCCCCATCACCCCCAGCACGCCGAAGGACTTGAAACGCTCGAAGATGCTCTGGCCGGCCTGGGTTGTATATTTTTTGGCATCCTCCCAGGGGACCCGCTTGGTGCCCTTTGAATGTTTGGCGATCAGGGCGGCCAGGGAAGCGTCATTTATCTGCTCGCCTATCAGATTATCGTCCCCGATGTAAGCGCTGGGGGCTATCATTCTCTTGTTGCCTGGAAGATCGTATAGTATCCCCATGGCCTCGATGACGACCTTATCCTCCCTGGCCTGGAGGTCGAATTTTTTGACCGCCAGGTTGGGATATTCCGCCTGCAGGGCTCTCAGCATATACTCGGCCCGGCCGCACTTTTGGCAGCGCAGATCGGTGACAAAGGCCAGATAGATGCTGTCAACCAACACCGTTTCCATCATCTGTCCAGGCTTCCTGCCGGTCATTTCCCGCGTTGCCGGGCTATTGGATTTCGGCTTCTCCATCGATCCCCGGCTTATGGCTTCCTTGATCAGCTTTTCCAGTTCTTTTTCTATCTCCCCTATCCCGCCTAATATCCTGTCGTTTATGACCACCGCCGGTATCTGATTGTTCCGGTCATTAAGCAACCTCTCGTAACCCAGTAGCAGTTTGTATTCGCCGGGATCGTTGACGTCGTGGTATTGGATTTTCAGACGGCCGGAATATTGGCGGGATATCCTGGCAAAGAGGCCCTTCTCCAGATCCTTGCAGTCCGGACAGTCAGGGGCCACGAAGATATGGACCACCGCTTTGTCGGGCTTTAGGGCGATATCCGGCTGGCTGGCATAGGCGTGATCCGGGCCGGGCCCGATTATCTTAAAGATGTCCCTGTGGTCCGGCAGATCGGAAGTGATGCCGGACAGCCCGGACTCGGCCAGGGCCCATTTGCCCGAGGTTTTGCTAAGGATGGTCCTGGTCAGGCGCCTGCCGCTGGCCCCGGATTCTACTATCGGCACCCCGTTGCCGTAATGCGGCTGCTCCAGCTGGGTCTGGCTGTGGCCCCCGATGATCAACGAAAGCTCTGGGAATTTTTTGGCGATCTCAAGCTCTTCCTCAAAGCCCAAGTGAGAGAGCAGTATAAATAGATCAACTTTGTTTTTTAAACTGTCGATCAGGACCCTGAGGGTCGAATCGGGCGGAAGGATCTTGATCCCCTCCAGTTTTTCCCGGGGATAATATTTCAGGGTTTTATCGGATATCAGCCCGATCAGGGCTATTTTAGTTTTAGCCCGGCCAAAGGTGATCACCCGATAGGCCTCGGTTATCGGATCGCCCTGATACAACAGATTGGCAGAGAGAAAGGGCACGGTAAATTTGCCCTTGAGGCCTAAAAGATACTCGCCCCCCTTGGCCAGTTCCTGGTCGCCGATGGCCACCGCCTGGTAGTCCATGGCCTGATAGCAAGCCAGCATCAAGGAGTCGTCAGCCCGATCGGAACTAAGGCCGAAGATATCGCCCGATTCCAGCAACAGATATTCCCGGCCGCCGGCCATTTTTTTAATCAGCGTGGCCTGCTTGGCCAATCCGCCCTTGGGTTCGCTGGGGCAGCGGCAGGGGAAAAGATGTCCGTTGGTCGAATTGGTCTGGAATATCTGCAATTCCTGGGCTGCGCCATTGGA
This window of the Candidatus Edwardsbacteria bacterium genome carries:
- a CDS encoding mucoidy inhibitor MuiA family protein codes for the protein MKKITLISALVLIAVSAFALQTIEQKTPISQVVIYNDRVEITRMHKTGYQPGEYQFKMTDLPSSLDENSVRASGSGTAEVKINGVKIETVYLDTTTNQKYKALEDSVEQLKEQQKIYDDRYSLLQKEADYLEKIKNASTAVPSGRESEKPKSTTVSEWTGLYNFYDAKFEAINKEQRNIEKSKKVLQAKLNALQNRLHKISAGANLTKKNVSVSFTVKKEGSLALSLSYMMMGASWHPQYDIRVSPENKEVEFTYYGVIYQNTGEDWKNVKVTLSTAQPSISGAMPALKPWYVDVYQQYYQKGQASQRAKQNIAYSKQMQQAPAEQIAITGGFNAEYGEAASGVVNTSLSTSDVEFTGTSYVYQTPGENNIPSDGEPHKIPIAFETLKADFEYSSAPRLKQYAYLQGKVKNSTEYPFIAGDINVFFGNNFVGSSAINTVIPSEKFDVSLGIDEGIKITRQKVKDLTEGSKKIKKTYGYKVTVKNLKKTKEILTVNEQYPVSRNDKIKVKLVSPKFDDEKLEFGIKEKANGLIEWKMELGPQEKTEMELEYILEYPSGVSVTGL
- the kdsA gene encoding 3-deoxy-8-phosphooctulonate synthase, translated to MKELIIKNVKIGNGNPLVLIAGPCVLEDESVVMRTAEEIKRITEKLKIGLVFKASYKKDNRSSAKSYQGPGLEVGLKMLEKVKKQFDVPVLSDVHYPEEVAACAQVLDIIQIPAYLCMQTELTLKVAQTGKVVNIKKGQFLAPEDMGHIVKKIEEAGNTNILLTERGSCFGYHNLVVDFKSLPIMRSLGYPVVFDVTHTIRKYGKPSSDPAGGSPEFIEPLARAGVACGCDAIFIETHPKPCEAKCDAASMLELSKLERLLESLIELDQVVRKHV
- a CDS encoding KpsF/GutQ family sugar-phosphate isomerase, with protein sequence MKSNKKSIVNLGKKVIKTEAQALNDLADRLNGNFDQAVEILFNIKRKVIVTGVGKSGLIGQKIAATLTSTGAPAFFLHPTDALHGDLGLVRKGDAAIIISKSGETDELYELLSVLKRVGVKIIALLGKLDSPLAGLSDVVLDVSVKEEACPHDLVPTSSTTAALAMGDALAVALLDQRNFSPEDFACFHPGGGLGKRLLLKVSDLMLTGKDVPIVASGSGMKEALIEMTAKRGVTSVVDEKGKLLGIITDGDLKRLLAKTNDIFSLKVDEVIGKNPKTVDQERLAVKAAKIMEDHRVTSLLVVDKEKKPVGIIHLHDIMQAGVL
- a CDS encoding tetratricopeptide repeat protein, encoding MNSGSQDSFKKSPRYKRPMLWLESAGSGAYYPYEIIDRKIDTLEIIGEWNQMGVLLRRSLKALEVFEDKRIIAEAYSRLGSLKVNQGEYSEAGELFDKSLEIFRNTEDKRGQGRVLCNISNIYHNRGDFNRALECLGESLRYAEELGWKQGISRAIGNMGIMYYEKGDFNQAIEHYQKAMDISRELGDQETETISVGNIGMIYQENGDYPKALDYCTRYLKMAQRQGNKQVISYALGNIGSLYFEMDELEKAKNFFRQYREISLELGDKPGLIVACDDMGVTEMFLGNYRASQEYFDKALELTEELGNMENLAVLMANMGKLQTRLGRIEQAEEYFIKGAGIAQKTENKFQLSQNYYFLAGHYFKTGRYQLARENNQKALGLAMETNCQDVIIKAGILENLLLAMDDRPGAVAGLDSILPDAPADKYKAEINYHLFKLTGQEANREAAADLYRELWQKSGNIDYRDRLKELQSSVK